GTACCGTGGTTGAAAATTTATCACTGGATTTGCAAGTGGGGGAGATTGGCTGCCTGCTTGGGGCCTCTGGCTGCGGTAAGACTACGGTGTTACGCGCCATTGCGGGCTTTGAAAGGCCCGCAGCAGGAAGCATCGTGCTGGCGGGTAAAGAGGTGAGTAGTGCAGCAAAAATGCTGCCGCCAGAGCAGCGCCAGATTGGCATGGTGTTTCAAGATTACGCGCTTTTCCCTCACCTTACTGTGGCGGGCAATATTGCTTTTGGCTTGCGTGGAGCAGGTAGAGCAGAGCAGGCCACACGGGTGGCCGATGCATTAAAACTGGTAGGTTTGGATCATGTTGAGCAGCGCTATCCGCATGAATTATCAGGCGGCCAGCAGCAACGCGTTGCCTTAGCGCGTGCGCTGGCTCCACGCCCTCAGCTGTTGTTGATGGACGAGCCTTTTTCAAACTTAGACGTTGAACTACGCGAAAGGCTTGGGCAAGAAGTGCGTGCCATCTTAAAAGCGGCAGGCATGACTGCCATTTTGGTAACGCATGATCAGCGGGAAGCCTTTGCCGTGGCGGATAAAGTAGGTGTGATGACTGATGGCCATATCCGCCAATGGGCCACGCCTTACGATTTATACCACCAGCCGCTGGATCGCTTTGTGGCCGATTTTGTGGGCGAAGGCGTATTGCTGCCAGGGATTGTTGCTGCGGGCGGCAAGGTTGAGTTTGAGCTGGGGATTGTGCACGGTAAAATGCCCGAAAACTGCTGCATGGGTTGTGTTGCCGATGTGCTGGTTCGCCCTGATGATGTGCTGCATGACGATGCAAGTAGCATGAAAGCTAGAGTGCTGGCAAAAGCATTCCGTGGGGCGCAGTTTCTTTATACCCTAGCCCTCCCTTCAGGGCAGAAAGTCTTATCCCTTGTGCCCAGTCATCACAACCATGCGCTTGGTGAGGATATCGGCATTCGATTAGAAATTGACCACGTGATTGCATTTAAGCGTGGTTAAAGCTTTGGGAGGTGTTTTTAGCGATTGAAGGGGCATTGTTCTAGGGTGAATTCGGTATTGGCTCAGGTTAGTCCAGAAAACACACAATCAACGCGCTTAGTGAAAAAATTAGATTTCACAAATAAGGGTAGCCAGCGTGATTTTGATGGTGGGTTATTAGTGCAGTGGGTGTTTGGCCGAGCTGACGCTTTAGGCTAGGTTCGATACCGAGGGCTTAAGCCCTCGGACATGTTTTGCTGAAAGTCAGCGCTTATTTAAAACTCTCTAAATCACGGTCCCCAATATCAGCAATGCTTAAATGATATAGCGCTATATCTCTAACATTTTTTTGCACGGCAACCGCAGCAAATAGGCTGAGTAAATAAGACATTGCATAAAAGCCTTTTTCACTTTGAGTAATGGTTGCATACCACAGGCCAATGCTTAGTAGCAGCAAAGCCGAGCCAATTGAAACCCAGCATAGAGTAAAGTAGAGGT
This genomic interval from Iodobacter fluviatilis contains the following:
- a CDS encoding ABC transporter ATP-binding protein, with product MLQLSDLAIRLGDRTVVENLSLDLQVGEIGCLLGASGCGKTTVLRAIAGFERPAAGSIVLAGKEVSSAAKMLPPEQRQIGMVFQDYALFPHLTVAGNIAFGLRGAGRAEQATRVADALKLVGLDHVEQRYPHELSGGQQQRVALARALAPRPQLLLMDEPFSNLDVELRERLGQEVRAILKAAGMTAILVTHDQREAFAVADKVGVMTDGHIRQWATPYDLYHQPLDRFVADFVGEGVLLPGIVAAGGKVEFELGIVHGKMPENCCMGCVADVLVRPDDVLHDDASSMKARVLAKAFRGAQFLYTLALPSGQKVLSLVPSHHNHALGEDIGIRLEIDHVIAFKRG
- the yiaA gene encoding inner membrane protein YiaA, with the protein product MKLKHNGPSGAFVGASWLALFIGSITYSTGLWNAAMALNEKGYYFTLLLYGLFAAISLQKSVRDRIEDVPVTNLYFTLCWVSIGSALLLLSIGLWYATITQSEKGFYAMSYLLSLFAAVAVQKNVRDIALYHLSIADIGDRDLESFK